gccagatgttactactagtgaaaaccacaaagaagacgacaggaagtcgtaggaggatgatggtttgtttttgggggttttttggacaatgtgcagctggctccacccaAGCTCTCACAACATCGCacatttcataaaaagttgtcatTCAAATGTGTTGTATCTGTAGCTCTTCTGTGAAATCACAGACTATAATTTCTCAAAAACGCTGCATAGTAGCTGCTGCCAAGTATAAGGGCTTGTTGCGCCAAACCCTGAATAAGACGCAGATGtttcctctgatggctgatagatgatgagcgccAGCAACAAGGCTGAGTTATGAATGTAtatcatgtaactgtttacaacCGTCACTGCTATTGTTTGTAATAACTCGTTGCATGAACAAGCATATtgacatgtgattttaatttcatttcttacttaatggaaacgctgcaattgcaaaattgtgatttttcgacattagcagaatatcgacaaagaTTTGTGagcatttgtaatggaaacgcagctagtgatGGACAGGGAAGCACTGAACCTGAATGAAAACCAACCCAGCCAGgtaacatttagaaatgttgttCATAGTGTAGGTTTTACCTGCAGATTGTTGAGTGGATCCATCTTCATAACAGGTCCAACCGTATTGAGTGGAAGGGTCACTTCGATGCTCTGGTTGGGGCTGAGGGGGGTCAGAACCTGGAGAGGACCAGCTGGAGCAAGACCAAAGCTAAAGacaaacaaagaggaagaaatttcacaaaattcaactcatgacagaaatgtaaacaaataaaagacagaacTCGATCCTACCTGTTCCTGTTAAACTGAATGGCAAAGTCAGTCATGACACTCATTGCTTTATTAGTGAGAGTCATCTCCATTTGGATGACACCGGCACGGCGGGCAAAAGTGCCAGATATTTCAAGCCCCTTGCCCTTCATGGCTGGCAGCCAAACCTGTGGACAAAGTGATGAATTGTTAGGGCTCCATAATTATGCAACCAGTGAATTTCAATCCTAGAGTACGAACTTACTGTTTTTGGTGGGCTGTAGGCTCCCATGGGCATACCGACGCCACCTCCAAGATCAAACAGGTCATCCAGTCCGCCGCTAACAGGAGCGCTGAATGAGGCTGCTGGCGCAGCTGGAGGAGCACCAAAACCAGCCCCCATCTAAGGGTCATAAAACATATGGGACCGTCAGTGTTACCCCTTAGGAGACCATTAAACTTCAAAAGATCTTTAATAAAAAGGACTTACAGCTGAACTTCCTCCAAGGTCTCCTCCAAGCTGAGCATGAGGAGTAGGCACAAAAGGAATGTTAAAAACTAtataatgaacaaaaaaacactagATAACACCCTAAAAAGATTGAAGAGGGTGAGGGAGGAGTGAAACGAGCTAGAAAATGTCTGTGTGATTAATGGTAGCTATAGGGTTTAAACTATTACTGAACCCTGCAAAAATATTCcgttttattgtgattttaagtGGAGTAGTGATAGCTATTCACAAAGTAatcataattgtgaagtagaacaaaaacaatacatggATTCCAATGTGTTTTaccaaaattaattattaaaaaagtgGCATGCATATATATTCAGCAACTTTTGCTCTGAAACCTCGAAATAAAAGCCAGTGAAACCAATTGCAACAAGAAGCCACCTGATTAGTAAATATTATCTGTGGCATCTCTAGAGGAGCAACAGAGAGGTGAGCAAATTTTTCTACAAAGCAGCTATTACTCATGCACTATAAGTCATACACTTCATTAAGctgacatttattaaaaagcagcaaaaagaaacaaattcatAATCTGTAGCATTCTTCAGATAttacttaaatataaaattaagacCAGGAACAgatttccttccatttcacaattaggAACTGTGTTGTGTTCATCTATTATTTCTCAATAAGATACATTTAAGTCtgatttttatgtgacaaaatattaaaatgttcaagggtacgaatacatttgcaaggcacagtaaaaaaataataacaaaggaGACATACTTAGAGACAAAGGATGTGTATGCTTTACTCTTACTTGGTATAAATAACTTAAATTTGACTGGTTTTATTGCAATGCATCTAAAAGTGAAGGCTGAAGACAGACTGAACAAAACCTTCATAATTTGTGGTTCAGTAAAGTCCCACCTTCATTGAATGGGACAACCAACAGTACAACAAGTGCAAACAGGAAGCGATTACTGCTGGGGATGCTACGGAGAGGAAATAGTGGAACAATAAAGGTCTATATAGGCTGCTGGCCTTTACTGGCCCAGTGTGGTCCACTGGACCGACCTCAGTGGGGCTGTAATCTGGGGGCGACGGGGACTGATGCGGGATCTGAGGTGACTGAGGAGTGTCCGTCCGCAGAGGAATGGGCGGCTGATTGAAAGACGAAACACATTGCAGAGCCAAAAAATAAGATGAGAGATGGCCTCAAGGATTTAGCATCAAGCTAGCTGCACAAGTCAAAACAATATGagatgatgaatgaatgaaaatatcAAAGCAGGTGTGTGGAAACTATGTAAACAGGGGTTAAAGAGCCcatattatgcttttttttaaacttttttacttttcctgcaAGGTAAAAAAGTCATTAATTACACAGCTGTAATGACTTTCCACTCCTGAGCTGTTTCAATAAATGTAGCATAACTATAAACTTTAACCTGGCTGTAGTTCATCCATAAACTCTGAAGAATTCAAAGTAAAGTGCTTCTCTACTTTATTTGACTGGtataaaaatcagtttgaatAGTCCACTAAATTACATTACACAAGGAGTACAGGTTGTGTCTTTTCCATCAGTTTAGTTGGGAAAGATTTCAATGATGGGTTAAGAGTgtgtaataataattattaataatcttCATTAAAACTTTAAGCCTCTGTGGAAATGTAGGAATCTCAAGAAAAGCTGTGTTAAAAATAGTGTGTTGAAGTCTTTCTTCCACTTATTTAGCTTTACAGTGAGTttaagcagaaacatttaaagaaaactgttttctctGAGGCAGAGAGAAGTTTACCATTTGTAAGCATTTCTTGAGTGAATACAGCTTGCCAAGGATTACAACTCTACTCAGAAAAATGCTACATCAACAACATTCTTTAGCACTGGTTTTATTGGGTTGGCTAATGAGCAGACTGGCTTTAAAGTGAAGCTTTTAAAAGACAAAGGGACAAAGAGCGCAACATCTACCTGAGGTCCCCATTTCTAAAAGTCCCGAAAGAAATTATCCCCCTAAGCACAAAATGGGCTCTTTaagacttattttttaaaaaatggttttatatGACTGACAAATATCGTGCCCTTTCTCTGTAGTTACCGGCTCAGACTCATCCCCCATCTGCAGATGCAGCATTGAACAAGGAAAAGAAGaacagataagaaaaaaaagtaaaagaaaaaagaataaaatgtaaaaatagaaaagaaaatgttccatAATTTAGCCCAGTGACATTAAGCTTATAAATGATCTAAACCTGACAGATTGACTCAAGTAGCGGTCTTCTGAAACGTACCAGGCTGTCCAGTCCCCCCCCAAGGAGGTCCATGGCGCCCAGCTGCATGCCAGAAGTGGCTGGGGGTGGGGGTCCAGTGGTGGCAGGGGGTGTCAGATCAAGATTGAGGAGGTCACCCAGGAGGTCACCCTGTGACGGTATGACCGCAGGCGGTGCATCAGAAACTCCAGCTGCAGAGCCAGTGTCTGGGCTCTCAACGCTCTCTCCACTAGAAAGAGGTAAAACAAGTTCAAAATGACAGGATGAACTAAACAAGCTCAGcaatttcttaattaaaatgtgCCCTTACTAATAAACGATACACATGCACTCACCACAGAGATGAATGGCACTTTATTTGGGGCTTTGAGGACACATCTGAACTTTTATGTTTCCAGTGTGGAATTataaacaaatacttttaaataagCTACAATCAaaactctgattggttgagctctttttttttaaattaaagtcagaaatagTAGACCTCATTAAAACTGATTGGTGCAAGTTCAGAAACCAGGCTTTTAAGAACAGTTCACTAATCTGTAGTTGGATTAAATTCAGTGTCCTTGGGGATGGATTTCAAGATTGCCATTTCAAAAGGAGGGTAGATGGGAATATAAGCTCATTGTGAAATGAGCCTGACTAAACCTGGAGAGgaaattgttcaaaatgttcagAAACTGGAACTGAACTAGGAACTGAAAAGGAATGAAACATGATGTGAAACAAGTGCCAATCTCCACAGTAAAGCGAGTTTCATGATCAAGAGATTGATTTAATGCATCAATAAAAGCCTCAAAATGGTGACATTCATGCTCACAGTGAGTGTGACAAATTTATCGCATGCAAAGCATCTTCAgcacaaaaaaagtatttcctctTTAAaccaaggtaaaaaaaaaactacatccATTTAGAAAAGCCTGTTAAAACATAAAGGGTTCAATGTGTAACTTACGATCCAGCACTGCCTGGGAGTCTCTTGTGCTGAACCCCGCGGCTGCCCTCCACAAAGGCACTGGGAGGCTTGTGGTAGACAGAAGCCAGAGTCCCAATGTGGCAGATTAGCTCCTCCAGCAAGGTCGGCTCAATCAGATCCGTCTCCTCTGAGATCAGAGGCTTCTCAGCCAGAACCACCTCCTTGGCAGCCACAGGGTCCGTGGAGAGCAGACGCCAGTAGATGTAGCCTCTGTCCCTGAGGTCTGGATTATCAGAGTCCTGCATACAGATGTGGAGGAATGACAATAAATATCCATGAAGTATGTAGGATAAATAGTTTAGACTCTCTGTTCCTGATATGGGGCTAAGGTCTGAGAATTAACAGTATTAAAACCGAGTTTGCCTCAATGTAGTGGCCAACAGTAAACAAATAACAGATCCCTCTCCCAAAAGAGATTAATAAAGATAAATCCTGTAGATTATGCACTAACTTGCAGAAGTctcacagaaaaacaatttgtgTTCATGAAGCAatgctgtattttgtttttatgaaaacatttaaaaataccatcaccacacagaaaaaaattacagtgaGGTTCTTCTTGAATTTGGTCATGTTGGATAACATACATTATTATGTTAAAACATGCACTATATAAAAGTGAATTATCTTATAAAATCAATCGACAACATAAATTCCTACTTATGCAATCTGTAGATGCAATCGGTCTCTGTTCATAGTAGGTTCAAGATAGAAAAATATATGTGGTTCCTAATTATTAAGATGCAGCTATATTGACATACAAGACAAGATCAATTTTAATGGAACAGAAAAGTACCTAAAAACACTTGGGAATCATAATAATGGAAGATCAGGGCTTCGATCTATAATCTCCCATAAACAGTCTAAACATCTCAGCTGTAAAAGATTGTTTCTATGCTGTCAGATATATACTAAAATGATAACCTTACTAGTTAAGAGTTTACAGTTAATTTAGcttgaaaatgttgctgattACTGATTGAACCAACTCAGAGGTGAAGGAAAGAGGCAACCATTTCCAATGTCTacttttgatttacattttagaaagtCTGATGAAGGTTAAAAGCTTTATAAATTTATCAGGATTAGAATCAGTCTGAGTCAAAAAAGTGGGAGTACAAAACCATGTTTGCTCCTCTTGCGTCACCTATCCTTTTATCCAaattaaaaagaggaagaaaggatTGAAAGGCAGCTGGGCAAAGGCATAAGCCAGTTATGAGtatcaaggttttaaaaaagtttacagTTTCATCAATATTTTCCATCATCATTCCTACAGTTTAACGTCCTGCTAGTGAGATGTTAAAGTGCTAGAGTCACAATTATCAAATACTTTAAATCACTTTAGCAGCAAAAAAGGTTACTTTTACTCCTTTTTAAATTCTATCCCGAATACAAGTTAAACGGGACATGCATGTGTAGAAATAACTAAAGTACAGAATGGAAAAATGTTGAagataataatttattatggtTTTATTCTCACCTGTGTGGCCAGGCTGAGGACCTGCTGCACCAACTCCTGGGTCTCTGTTGGTTTCTTCAGGAACAGCTTGACTATTGCAGtcaggagctgcagctgcaccTAAAAGGGTCACAGTGAACATGAGTTACAGCTGCgcatataaacattttaaaatggattcCCCAAATCTGTAACGCAGCGGATTTAAAGAAACAACTGTTTTCTGAGCCTCGATATACAGACCAAATATACAAAGCTTcaatctttaaatttgtttttgtggttttaaatatattcaatatAATAAGGGAATCTTTTCTCCATGTTATGAaacatggtaaaaaaataaaaatctatcctgccagcaaaaaaaaaaaaaaaaaaaaacttttatagGCAATAACACGACAATCCTTCACTTATTCAGGCGGTACAACCTTTTACAGCTCTACATCTCCGACTATGAGTTGCAGCTTTCATAATTTCAGAATTGAAAAACCACACAATCGTCGTACCCAACAGTGAACCACACGAGAGCGTGAAAAGACAGGCTTTTTGACTAAATGTGTCCAGAGTGAGGGTCTACCTTTGATTTAAATGCTGCCTGGTGAAGATCGACTGCCAATTAAAACCTGGTCTCTTAAGCTCATCTGTACTAATGCCTCCTACGTGTTGCAATATTTACAGCAGCAAATAAGCTACATTAATCATTTTCATGCAGAAAATACACACTCTTCTCTGCCAGCACTGATTAGAAATCATTGACTGAACCACAATCagttgcttttcatttttcaaataacaacaaaCCCAGCAGCTTACTAAACACACCTGAGTGCTTTCATCATGGAAACCCTCCAAAAAGCTTTCGAGCAGCTCATCAGCGTTGTCAATGCGCTCAGCGTACTCTCCCACAATCCAGATCATGGCAGCACGCGCCTCCGGCTCATCCAAGGAATCAAGGTTCTCGCACAGAGTGGCAATCACACTCTCATACCTACAAGGAGTTACACCAAATaacattacttttaaaaaaacttaataaatcaatgaaaaaaagaaaagaaaaatgcatttaaacaaTTTGCAAATGTCTCCAATACAATTTAAACTCAACCTGGTAatgttttgtcaaaacaaaaaggCAGGAAACAGTCGTTAGGGCACATCAAAGTAGTGAAATAAGGTCCCAACTTATTACCTATTTCACATCAAACAGCACTTTAGTGTGGCATTTTTTTAAGAAGCCtgacaaatgaaaatatatttttgcacacatttagGCAACGAATTCAGCCTTTTATTCAAGATGTGCAACCATAATTCCCTCTGAAGTGCTTCAGGTTCTTCTGATCTGCATAAAATTTGCAGCATTTAATACTCCCATTTGCATAATGGTTTTACTACAAGCTATGCTGAGGcacaaatgtttaattaatgGGAAAGAGCAAACTTTGACTAGCTGGTGACTCATTTGGCTCAAAGCGTGAACCATGCCGAGTTGGTAGGCTTTGTAAAGCTGCTCCCTTCAAGGCTCACGACTCCGGGGTGATGGTGTACTGCTGAGTGGGCGAGCTTCCTGTCTGCCACATGAATCCCGTCCACAGTAGAAGTCACACTGCGGCCAAATTAGCCTGACCTTTGACCATGTGGAATCACAGCAAGTTGTCAAAGAAAATCTAAGGAGGCCCCTAAATCCTTCCTTAAAATCTCTAACGCTTATCAggcaaacatttataaaataacatatatatacaaatatttttccctttaatcacatgaaaaataaccattaatattaaattttgtattttatttttaagaatggaaaaaagagaaaaacagattcTGAATTGGAGTGATTTTTAGcttgaacctgacaaataccaCTAGCTCCAATCTGTCATTTCCCCTAAATGCTAAAGCCTCATGTGAAgcacaacactcttcagtgtggaagttgttaaTGAGGAATGCAGAAAATATAACATTCAATAGTTTAAACCATCAATAGTACtctctaaagcaggggtgtcaaactccagtcctcaagggcttgtgtcctgcagtttttagatgtgcgacaagtacaaaacactggactgaaatggcttaattacctcctccttgtgtcaataagttctccagagccttgctaatgacctaattattctattcaggtgtggtgcaacAGAGGCACATCTTTGGACTTTGACACCTGTGCTATAAAGAGTACTTTATTGAAATAACTACAAGCACTGTTGTCATGTTTACCAGTAAATATCCtccacatttttacacaaatcaGCAGCTTTGTGGGAATCATTTActaaaaactacataaaatggtgaaattacatgttttttagaaatttctggAGAAAAGGTAAATGTTAACACTGGTGTGTTGGACAAAACGTACTTGTTGGGGTATTTGCGGAAGATGTCCTTGATGACAACTATGGCCTCCTGCACCACATAATTGACCTTGGTCTGTATGAGATCCAGCAGTGTGCTGACGCAGCGCTCTGCTGATTGCTAATAGTGAGAaaatgaaggggaaaaaagcccAAGAGACGTTAAAAATaacagctttaaaatatttagacaaTATAAACAGAGCTCATTTATAAAACTATGATTTGagtatttgtgttttcctgGAATGAGGAAAACATTATGCAGATgagaacatttttacatgtctgaaataaaaagcacaatgaACTAAAATCATAGTGTTTTCAGTAATAGGGCCACCTTGTGTATAAAGCTGTGCCTTACAAGTGGTCAGTTatcatttgcattcatttgAATGTGAATTTTGCTTTAAGTGCAACAATATGAAAGATTGCTGAAGAGtatttgacaaacaaaaccGGGCAACAGTCCTCTGTGATGTCCACTAACCTCCACTTTGATGGCACAGCGGCCAATGGCCCTGACCGCTTTACGCACAAAGTCCACATCCACCTCAGTTGCATACTCCTTTAGCTCAGCCAGCACCTAAAGTAAAAAACAGGACCACACAAACTGCATCTTTACTTTTCATTTGCATCCTTAGATTAAGACCTCAATAAACCTAAGTATTATtataaagctaatttatttcagcaatcCAGTTGAAAAGCTACAACTcagattatttctgttcattctatgattttgaaaaattcattttctcagaaaatttgattaCAGAAGaccaatgaaaatgatttttattcaaaaatgttagCCTACTGAAAAGCAACTATATCTCAAGTAATTTTTCACTGTGCTGATAAATCTTTTTCTCCTTAACCGAGGTAAAATGACTTTGACATCTGACATTGCCTCTTGTTCAGAAGTGTAAGAGCACCAGGTTTTGAGTCCGGCTGCAGTCTAAACCTTGTGAATCTCCACTAAACTCTTGAATCAGCTTTGCCTCACAAGCTTCTCGAGGCTGAAGGTATTTCTGTTGCTTGAGCATTTTTCCTACATCCCCAGTTTTCACGTCGGACACAGCACTCAGAGAACAGCCAGCTTCTTAGTAATGATCTATTGTAGTTAACCCTACTTGGGGACAAGTGTCAGTGATTGTCTGCTGAATGACTTTCAAGTCTCCTCCTTGCCTTCACAGGACATAACATGATTTCTGCATAAAATCTTCCTTtttagttcttgtttttttttctattttggattttcacaagatgaagtgaaaatttatttaaaataaactgtttgaaataaatcaaactgtGTAGCCATTCTTCATATgtacaagtttcacttttcaaactgaattaCTGACAAAAATCAACTTTCAAATTTTCATTCATCAAGATGAATATATATATCTTGGATAGGTTGACGGTTACCTGGGCAATGTTGGCCTGAGATGCAAGACGAATCATTATGTCCAGCTTCTCCAGTTTGACATAGATTGGGTCGTTGTACTTGACAAAGAAAACCTTCATTTCATGTTTCAGGATTTCCGGTCTAAAAGTACACATTGAACAAAATTTTaccaccaaaaaaaaagcaccattATTAAGCTTTGTCTATTCAAAATTGAGAGCATAAAATAGCTTTTCTGTCGACATACCTTCTCTGCACAATGAGGTTGATGTTTCTGAGAGCAACATACTGCAGCTCAGGCTCAGCAGAGAGCAGCGTTACCAGAGGAGGGGCAAGCTTCTTCAGCAGAGTGCCATAATAGTCCAGGTCTTTAGGGAGCATTTCCATGAACTTCattaaaactttaactgctgACAACACCACCGCCGAGTTGGCATGAGAGAGCCTCGGGGTGACGCGCTCACAGATGCTGGCAGATAATAACGATAATAGGAGGGAAACAAAGAAATTATATAGAGCTGCTCAGAGTCATTTAGAGACGTGCAGGAAGAGGAAATACGTTGGTGTGAGTCgctacaaaaataataatcttacCTTTGGGACTCTCGATCATCCCGAGGTGTGTAATTAGCTAGACAGTCAAGAATAAATATCTGCCCCCACTCTGTGCATTCATTAAGAGCTGTCAGCAACTTGTTTATGGTCTGAGGGTTCAGGTCCAGGAGATTGCTGTTGGGATGTGATTCTGCAATTTCAGACAGCGCTGCCACGGCATTTGCAACGACCTAAAGAGAAAGACAAAGGTCAAGGGCTGCAACATCTGCAAGACTTGCACGAATTTCAGTCATGCCATCACAAAGAGCCGCACCATGGGGTTGGAGTCTGAAATTAGATCCTTGAGAGTGTCCAAGAAGCCTTGGTCCTCCACTAACTGGGCATTGATATCGTGCAGCTTTGCAACACACACCGCAGCCGTCTTCCTCACGTAGGGGTCTTCGTCCTTCAGACATTTTCTCAGAGGCTCACAGAGGTACTCGGTGATCTTGTCCACACGAATACAGCCCATGGTGCGAACGGCGAGGGCTCGGATGAGAGGGTTGGGGTCTTCACAGTCCTGGGTGGGTGATTGACAAATGTGAGAAGTTTCCAGAAAATATGCATTCCTTTAGCCTTTTAATCAGACATAAAATCAAAttcctttttaatttgtgtttaaatgagAATAGTCAAACAAACTAAGGGGTGCAGTCTTCTTAAATTAGAAAACaggatgaaaaagtaaaatacttaatGAAAAGCTGTGGATGACAACACAGAAACTGATCTTTGGAGCTAAGCTGCCATcagatggatgaaaaaaaatacccaAGGGGACAAAGAACTTCAAGAAACAGTGATGAGTTTTTCCCATAAAATGTGTATAAACAGGTTTAAATTACAGACAATACTACCCACACAGTAATTATGTGCTGCACTAAAGCAATTTGCTACTATAAAAACCAGTACAATGCTGTTACTAAGAGAAAAACTTGTAAAATTATACCTCTCCCTTTTGATTTCCTGATTCCGTGCAAATagtactttaaaaaacacacacactcaaactgCAAGTTGGAATTATTTAGCTTGGACTGATAGCGTACAAACACCATCACAAACAGTAATGACAGGCTGAGCTTCACCTTCACAAAGGTGTTAACAGCCATGATAGCCATGTCTGGTTGACTTTTGGCATAGTTCATAAGATAGAGGTAGACCAGCTTTTTCAGTTCCAGGTTGTCGGTCTGCATGCAGTTCACCACATCTGGAAACAGAGCACTGCAGGAGAAATCATCTGTTAGAAGACCAATACCATCATACACTTTGTTCATTTTCGACGTTATTGCTAGCTGCTCACCTGACATCCTTCCCCACTGTCATTGATGCAATGACCTTTTTGACagcctccttcttcttctcttttttgtcACTGTTCAGCTCCGCCTTGAGTTCAAAAATCTCccctaaacaaacaaaagacaaaggCCAACATGTTTCCATGTTAGCATgctatgataaattaaaagtgaGCAGAACCAGCCAGTCAACGGTATCatgttgtggaaaatgtttgaaacagtTGTCAAAAGACTGTCTATCACAGCTGCTTGCTACAGTCAGTTGGCTGAAAGTACGCTTCTACACATTTCCCTCATTCACAAAACGGACAAAGTcagctgttttgaaatatttttgatcataTAAAGCACCGACCGTCATGGAGTGGAAACTGAAGGAGAGCTACTTATCACTCGTATTGAAGTGGTGATGTTTGAAAGCCACATTTTAAATGAGATGCTGCAAAAAGTGTCAGGAGTAGATGGACTTTTCTATACCCATAATTAGCAGATTTGGTGCCACTTACTGTATGTCGACTGGCTGAAAAAAAGACTACTTCACTGTTGCTTACAAAAAAccttatttgtgatttttttggtgggagaaatatttttaattgtgaaaGGCACAGACTCACAATATGAAAATCGAAAGAACACTTTACCCATCAAcgctgttttaaaactacagcagGGAAGAAGCTATGAGTGCAATGACTACTAATTATCTGACTGCATGCTGGCTATCAGCATGCagtcagatattttattttaaaatgggacattttattttatgcaaataaaatgccTTCAATTTCAGTTAAATTACAGCAACGTGTGATTATGGTTTTATCGACAGACGAGAGCGTCCACAGGTGTACCGTACTGAGCATACACAGAAGCCTTTGCGTGGGTGTGTGTAAAGTGTACACAGAAACAGACTTCCGCTGGATTTTCACAACCTGCTGTAGTTTAATTAACCAGCTAATATCAGTTCTTTGCAGAGCAGCATGACAATTAGgtctgttattgttttaaattaaaaaaagaggatcatgagtttttattttaaatattttctgttaatgcTATGATGGTTCTTTTAAAGGATCTAAAAGGGGAAATTCTAAGCAGTGATGTTCCTTTTTTACTGACATCCTTATTAGTTTATCATAAATTTGAATCAACACAAAACAATTCTGAAAGTAGGATTTATTGTGAGTCTCTGTGTTCGATGTGGTTTATTTGTCATcgaaaaatattagaaatatacaAAGAAGTGCTGTGCTGATGAACAACATGCTCAAAGTGCTTGCAGAgtgttaaaaaatatgaaaactg
The genomic region above belongs to Xiphophorus maculatus strain JP 163 A chromosome 12, X_maculatus-5.0-male, whole genome shotgun sequence and contains:
- the ap1b1 gene encoding AP-1 complex subunit beta-1 isoform X1 yields the protein MQEWASQLCENRQFGSKMTDSKYFTTTKKGEIFELKAELNSDKKEKKKEAVKKVIASMTVGKDVSALFPDVVNCMQTDNLELKKLVYLYLMNYAKSQPDMAIMAVNTFVKDCEDPNPLIRALAVRTMGCIRVDKITEYLCEPLRKCLKDEDPYVRKTAAVCVAKLHDINAQLVEDQGFLDTLKDLISDSNPMVVANAVAALSEIAESHPNSNLLDLNPQTINKLLTALNECTEWGQIFILDCLANYTPRDDRESQSICERVTPRLSHANSAVVLSAVKVLMKFMEMLPKDLDYYGTLLKKLAPPLVTLLSAEPELQYVALRNINLIVQRRPEILKHEMKVFFVKYNDPIYVKLEKLDIMIRLASQANIAQVLAELKEYATEVDVDFVRKAVRAIGRCAIKVEQSAERCVSTLLDLIQTKVNYVVQEAIVVIKDIFRKYPNKYESVIATLCENLDSLDEPEARAAMIWIVGEYAERIDNADELLESFLEGFHDESTQVQLQLLTAIVKLFLKKPTETQELVQQVLSLATQDSDNPDLRDRGYIYWRLLSTDPVAAKEVVLAEKPLISEETDLIEPTLLEELICHIGTLASVYHKPPSAFVEGSRGVQHKRLPGSAGSGESVESPDTGSAAGVSDAPPAVIPSQGDLLGDLLNLDLTPPATTGPPPPATSGMQLGAMDLLGGGLDSLMGDESEPLGGDLGGSSAMGAGFGAPPAAPAASFSAPVSGGLDDLFDLGGGVGMPMGAYSPPKTVWLPAMKGKGLEISGTFARRAGVIQMEMTLTNKAMSVMTDFAIQFNRNSFGLAPAGPLQVLTPLSPNQSIEVTLPLNTVGPVMKMDPLNNLQVAVKNNIDVFYFSCQYPISMLFVEDGKMERQVFLATWKDISNDNEAQFQIKDCHLSSDAVSNKLQGSNIFTIAKRTVDGQDMLYQSTKLSNGIWVLAELRVQTGNPTFTVCLKCRAPEVSQCVFQSYDAVLKN
- the ap1b1 gene encoding AP-1 complex subunit beta-1 isoform X2, with the translated sequence MQEWASQLCENRQFGSKMTDSKYFTTTKKGEIFELKAELNSDKKEKKKEAVKKVIASMTVGKDVSALFPDVVNCMQTDNLELKKLVYLYLMNYAKSQPDMAIMAVNTFVKDCEDPNPLIRALAVRTMGCIRVDKITEYLCEPLRKCLKDEDPYVRKTAAVCVAKLHDINAQLVEDQGFLDTLKDLISDSNPMVVANAVAALSEIAESHPNSNLLDLNPQTINKLLTALNECTEWGQIFILDCLANYTPRDDRESQSICERVTPRLSHANSAVVLSAVKVLMKFMEMLPKDLDYYGTLLKKLAPPLVTLLSAEPELQYVALRNINLIVQRRPEILKHEMKVFFVKYNDPIYVKLEKLDIMIRLASQANIAQVLAELKEYATEVDVDFVRKAVRAIGRCAIKVEQSAERCVSTLLDLIQTKVNYVVQEAIVVIKDIFRKYPNKYESVIATLCENLDSLDEPEARAAMIWIVGEYAERIDNADELLESFLEGFHDESTQVQLQLLTAIVKLFLKKPTETQELVQQVLSLATQDSDNPDLRDRGYIYWRLLSTDPVAAKEVVLAEKPLISEETDLIEPTLLEELICHIGTLASVYHKPPSAFVEGSRGVQHKRLPGSAGSGESVESPDTGSAAGVSDAPPAVIPSQGDLLGDLLNLDLTPPATTGPPPPATSGMQLGAMDLLGGGLDSLLGGDLGGSSAMGAGFGAPPAAPAASFSAPVSGGLDDLFDLGGGVGMPMGAYSPPKTVWLPAMKGKGLEISGTFARRAGVIQMEMTLTNKAMSVMTDFAIQFNRNSFGLAPAGPLQVLTPLSPNQSIEVTLPLNTVGPVMKMDPLNNLQVAVKNNIDVFYFSCQYPISMLFVEDGKMERQVFLATWKDISNDNEAQFQIKDCHLSSDAVSNKLQGSNIFTIAKRTVDGQDMLYQSTKLSNGIWVLAELRVQTGNPTFTVCLKCRAPEVSQCVFQSYDAVLKN